The stretch of DNA CTCCAGTTCAAATCTTCCATGGAAGTTATCCAGCTGTCCACGAAGTCATAACTGAATGAGGGTGGTTGGGGAAActtaaaaaagacaaacaaaacaagccaagtgcactggtatttttaatagctgGAGCATGAAACCAGTGAGTTCTCTGTTTTTCTAGGTTTCCTTGATGTGGCATTTTCTAGCTAGGGGACTGGCCCTCATCATCATCCCAGTGTCAATGTACCTGTCCTTCTTCTATGTTCACTTGACTTTGCTGTATCGCTCTGGGCCTCATGACCAGATTATGACAAGTGCTTTCCAAGCCAGCTTAGAGGTAAAGGAAGTGTGGTCATGAAACTAATCCGTTAGGGGAGAAGAGGGTGAGATCTGTCTTGTGTTCACTATTAGAAGAAAGGTGTGCCAGCTTGTTCCTTTGATTCTGCATATTCGTTCCTTTTATGACATTTAACTACTGCTGTAGtactgctttaaaatgaaataataatgacTGAAATCCTAATAAcacaggaaaagcttttcctaGTGAGCCAAGAGCAATATATTCACTCTTCTGCTGAAGATTTGTCCCTTCATACAGGAAACTTAAAGAAGTACATACAGGACTAAACTCCCAAGCGATTCTGTCGTATACTACAGGACGATAGTATGATTATCTGTAGAAGAGTGCTTAGCCTGTCTTCTAGAACAGCATGGCTGTAAGGATATTGCCTAAGTCCCTGTAGTCTTTCAGGCATTGTTGTATTTACTGTCTCATGGGCGTGGTGCTGCAAGACTTGATTTTTGTAGATACAACCAATCGAGAAGCCATTGTGCTGAGATACTGCTATGGTAGTGACAGGTGACTCTTAATAGAATTTAGATAGCCTCTGggttgtttcttcttctttccacTTAACCTATCGTTACATTTCTCAGGGTGGGCTGGCTCGAATCACTCAGGGTCAGCCCTTAGAGGTGGCCTACGGCTCTCAGATTACTCTGCGGAACGTGTTGGGCAAGCCCATGCAGTGTTGGCTCCATTCTCACACGAATACTTACCCCATCAGGTGAGGAATTGGGTTGGCTCTGTATTGTTAGGGTAAAAGTATGCTCTGGTTCTTCACCTGCCAGTCCAGGTGTCTTGGTTTGGTTGCTGGCAATCTCTTCATTAAATGTTCTTAGCACACTGCAGACGCACAGattctctgtgctctgcaggaacgGAGCCGGTGATCTGGTGCTGGTTTGTATTGCTGTGACTGTTGAGCACAGAAATGTGTTGTTGTACATCCGTGGCATTTTTTCAACCTTCTGTATAGGTACGAGAATGGCCGAGGTAGTTCCCATCAACAGCAGGTGACCTGCTACCCCTTCAAGGATGTGAACAACTGGTGGATTGTCAAAGATCCTGGAATGTGAGTATGCAAGAGATTTAAATGCCGAGTTGCTGTAAGCATAGTTTCTATGCTTCCAAAACATAAGCAGGGCATAGTTTGGATTCGACGACTATTCTCTGCTAATGGGCATAGGGGCTGTTTGTGATCCTGAGCAACTAACTTCAGCTGCAGGGTCAGTAAGGGCAGCTCTTTGCACAGTCCTCCTCAATATGGTAAAAGCATTACTGAGTGCTCAAAAATTCTGTCTGAACTGCTCCTGCTGGAATGGGGGTTGGGCTGGCCACAAGGGGAAATTTAAAGACTCACGAGGCCGGTGGGAATTCTTCAGGTGCTTTGCATGCAAGGGaacttctgctttttgaaaCGTGTGAGCCTTGGCATTAGAGCACCTTGATGAGTTTTATCAAACTTGAATGAGGCTCAGAAGAGAATAGAAATCACTTTTGCAGAAGGggtatttctttgtatttaaagtGTGGGATGAGCTTTAGAACCTGCCTCATCGGGAGGGATTCCAAATGGGTGCCTGTGCCTGGGAGGCCTGGTTTGTGCTCAAGTGTTTTGCCATTGTAACTGTTAGTGGAGAGCAGGACTCTTTGTTCGTGTAGTTTTGCCAGTAAAAGCCCTTGTGTAATACCGTTTCATATGCATCAAAAAGTTGCTTTTGTAGGTTTCTTACGTTGCTTTGGGAACTGCATAAAGTCCTGCCAGAAGGTCTGTGTGCCATTATAAATCATACCTGCACTGGGAAGGTTTGTACCTAGTGCAAGCTTTTCAGGCAGGGACTCTACAGAAACCCAGTATCTTCTTAAAATTCTTCAAACCGAAGACTCCTGGCTTTTACGTCCTTCTATagaacagcaaaatgcaggCAGCAGTTAGGTGAACCGCAGCATTCCCCCTTGCCAAAGCATGTGTTAGCCCTGTCCAGAAGCAAGATCAGAGTTTGTTCTTCATGGTGGAGGTAGCCATTGATTGATCTCTCTTATAATTCTGCCAAAAGTGACATCGGTCGCAGTACAAATGTCTGCCAGAGCCTGCTGAAGCACTTACTCATTTCACAGAAGCCACCAAACAGCTGTGTGGTGGGACTAACCTGAACTTGCTCCTGACTGACCTGGATTCAGACCAGTGACCTAATGGCTGGGGCGTCAGTATCCCATTACTTCTAAGTCATTCTGCCCTTAACTCACCTTTGCCTTGATGAGCTTTGTTTCCATTCTGGTACAGTCTATAGATTGCTTTAATTTCTCATCTTACTGCCTAAATgtctgtccctgcctgcagatTCTTGACCTAACAGTTTGGTCATGACAAGGTTGCATTATATATAAAGAAGAATGTAACCACTTCCTCTTGGGTATCGCTccaccaggcagcagctggtggtGAGTAACCCACCCCGTCCCGTCAGGCACGGAGACATCGTGCAGCTGGTCCATGGCATTACAACTCGGTACCTCAACACGTAAGTCCTTTCCTTGTGCTCTGCTCATTCTGAGTCGCTGTCTCTCAGAATAACTATTCAGGGGTTGAAGCACAGTGACCCTTGCATTTAGATATACTATAACCTGCCTGTTATTCATGGATTCTTAAAATGGTAGAGCTAGCAGGGACCTCCTGTGGTTCATTCTGTAAGCCATCCCTGTGGCCCAGAGAAAGGATGCTgtatgcttatttattttttgcagttgaCCTGGCAGTGGGATTTGATACCAATCACAAACTGTTCAGTGGCTGCTAGCTGTTTCTGGTCTTCTCTACTAGTCCCTTTAGAGGGGCTAGTGGTGGTTTCACCCACATTCACAACTCATTATTTCATTCTACAGATTCCTAAATAAGTAGTCCCCTTCATCCTTGCCCCTTCACTGCCTCCGTTCCAGGCAGGTGCCGGTCTTTAGTATTCTGTGTGACTGTTAACCCAAAGTCAACTCAACTGTTGATGGCTTACTCCTGCATGAAGGATGTGCTCTGGAAGTTAGGAAGATGTGTTGGAGAATCCTGTGTGCTGTGGCTGACGGCCACGGATTCTTGCCCGTTTTGCAAAGACTGCTTCCCAACGCGAGTCTGCGTGTACTTGAATATCACTCAGATTAGGAAGAGGGTTGTTCTGAGCTTGGGTTTTTGCTATGCCCCTTCCAAACTTAATTTGTTCATTATTGGAAACCCCAATGAACAGCGGCTCTGTTTGTCACAATCGGTGCTTGTTCCTCAGCCTGGCATAGCAGGCATCTGTGTTGGCTTCCTCTGAGCCTGTTCCTGGCAGCTCTTGGTAGTGGGCAGTGTTCTCTTTCAGAGTAAACAGTGTAATCTGTATAAATGAATTACTTTTTGCTTTATTACTGAATCTGGTCTAAGCCAGTTCAATACCTTTATGGGTTCGCTTTTTATATGAATTTGGGCAGTGGTGTTGGAGGATCTTACTTTACTTGTCTTCTAGGCATGATGTTGCTGCCCCTCTTAGCCCCCACTCCCAAGAAGTTTCCTGCTATATTGATTATAACATCTCCATGCCAGCCCAAAACCTCTGGAGAGTGGTGAGTGgtcaaagggaagggaggagctCCTCATGTTCCAGCAAAAACAGCTGAGACAACATGAGAACTAAAAGACATCTTTCTGTTGTAGGAAATTGTAAATCGAGAGTCTGACACAGACGTGTGGAAGACAATTCTGTCCGAAGTGAGGTTTGTTCACGTGAATACCTCTGCAGTACTAAAGGCAAGTGGATTTGTGTTTATTTGCCTGTAGCTTTTGCTCCATGCCGTTCTCGTAATCTCATAAACTTCAGATCTCTCTGCTCCCAAATACCTAAAGTGCTAAAACAAATAACCAAGTAAGTAAACAAAGGGAAACAATAAACTTGTTTAACGTGACGAAAGAGCAGCATGTGTTTCGGGTAGCCATACTCATACTGCATTCCTTTTCAGCATGCAGAGCTGTCCTGCTTCTCAGGCGGCTGTGACCACTGTACATAACTGGGGCTTAAATACTGCCTCCGAAATCGATGCTGAGTCTGTGCGTAGTATGTGACAGCAGCTGGAATAGTTAAGGACCTCTTCACAGAGTTAGCCAGAATCACTGACTTTCTGGCTGTAGCATTTGTTGAGCCAGTACTGTGTGGTGACTCTTCACATGCTTTCTAGCTGTCCCTTGCTGTCATCCACCGCTCAGGCAGGCCCCGGGAACTTCTGTCCTGAAGCTGCAATGGGCAGGACTGTAAGTTTACAGTCGTCTTTGACTTTCAGCTCAGTGGAGCATCTTTACCTGAGTGGGGATACCGGCAGCTGGAGGTGGTTGGAGAGAAGCTGTCCAAAGGCTACCACCAGAGCATGGTGTGGAATGTGGAGGAGCACAGATATGGGAAAAGTATGTCTCAGCCGTGTTCTCAAAGCACATTTCTGTGACTGGGGGACGCTTCATGTTGATGGGAAGGTGGTATcgtgtgtatgtgtgttcaGCAGGGTTTGGCTCAGTCGTGATGACACAATCCTTACAAATCCCCTTAGAGCGCTCTTGCAGTTGGACTGTGTATTGGAGAAGGGCTCCCGAAAGTGTGAGGAGCCAGGGGTATATTATATGTGCTCTCCCCTTTTCTAGCTTTTCTGCCTCTTAGGTCGTTATTTCTGAGCTGTGCTGTCTTCTTCCAGGCCAAGAGCAAAAAGAGAGGGAAGTGGAACTCCACTCTCCCACGCAGATGGACATAAGTAAAAACCTAAGCTTCATGGCAAAGTTCACGGAACTGCAGGTGAGTGACTTGTTATTCCCTTCATCTTTCCTTCTGCTACAGAGCAGGAACTTGAGCATTTCTGCAGACCCTGAGCCTGAGGATTCATTGTTTATTCCTTACTGATGGAGTAGTTTGATTTCCTCagtgaaaagaagtatttctgaatGATTCACTTAGAGACCTGTGCTACTCAGTAACCAATACCCAAGTGATTGTGTAAAAACagaggggggggcggggggaaggtCAGTTGGGCTCCCAGAAGCCATCTGAAACTGAACTGTAATGTGGTGTTTGTGCAGTCGTAGTGTTGATGCCCTTTACAAACACTGTAGAAATTCACCAAGTGCATTAtataagaacaaaataaaacaattgtATCGATCGGTATCCAGTATGAGATGTGCAAAATCTCCACTCCCAGGTTAGAAACTTAACATCTTACATCGGCAGCTGGCCACCCATGCCTCTCTCACGGTTCCAATTCTGAAAGCCTTCTGTTTACcctttttccagtggaaaataCTCACgttaaaaaatgaagacacaGAACATAAGTACAGCTCCTCTGCTCTCGACTGGATCACAATGGACACGAATATTGCCTACTGGCTCCACCCGACCTCTGGTGTAAGTACAAGAAGTAGAAGTAAACGTGAACCTGCTGAAGAAAGCAGCCTTCAGATGTGAGCTCCGTGAGTGTGAgtgagagcagggctgcagttCCAGCTAAGGAGCTGCTCCAGGGTGGActtttcctgtattaaaaatgtattttccctgAGGGTTGAGGCATTTTTTTGGCATGAGATACAGCTTTGACAGTTTAATTAAATCATGTCGtcttgtacttttttttgtaaagggaaattgcattttaatagTTTCCATTATTGATTCTGTTTAGAAGATGAGTTCATCTCCAATAGCATCTTTTAAATGACTTACATTACAAAAGGGCTTTAAAGCAGCAAAGTTTATCAGCTAGCTTTGTTCAGGTTACTAGCCAGGCGCATTCTGACATTTCATTTAGCAAGTACGTGTAGGTAATACTTAAATTTACCTAAAAGAACGACAGCGTGTTCCTGCTTCTGGCTTAGACCCTCTACTCTCCTTCAGGCCCAGATCCACCTCCTTGGGAATGTTGTCACCTGGGCTTCAGCCAACATTGCTGCTGTGGTCTACATGTGCCTGTCCCTGTGGTACTTGATACGACGAAGGAGAAAGGTTTACGACATTCCCGAAGGTCTGATTTCATTGTGTGTCTATGTATGTGTTGAGGTGGGGGTTTGGTTGCTTGTTCTGGTACACCTTAATGGCCCCAAACCCCACTTCTGCACTATGTGCTTGGCTATGCTAGCACTTTTTCCTGCCCCCAACCCTGTCATTTTTATTGAGGACACACAAACATCTAGAGTAACCCATGAAGAGACTGATGATGGTTATCGCAGTATGACCATCACCTCATGAGCCAATATAGTAACCAGCATAATACTTGAGTCATTCCCTGGATGTAAGAAATATCCAGGCCTCAGATGTGGATTCTGCTGAGCCCTTTTGTGATGATTTAAAAGAGGTGGATGCTGGCTGTGTGGGGAGGGGTTTATTTTTGATGTGTTTGTTCCAACTGAGGTACCAGCTCCTCTGTGTGGCCAGGCAGTTTTACGCTGACCTTTCTGGGAGCACATTTTCTTGTCATGCTGTGAAGCTTGGTGGGCACTTCATAAAAACTGACAAAATGTCACCATTTCCCTCAGCTGAATGTGGTTAAGTTAAAGGTTGTATTAGCACAAACTGTGGAGAGGGGCCGGGGGGAACCCCAAACCATGACAGTATGCAACCTCTTAGAGACTTTCAGTTACCAGGGACTGTGCTTTTGAGATCTAGCCTGTCCCCTGCAGGTGCGTGGCAGCTCTGGGTGTCCGCCGGGGGGATCTGTGTTGGAGGCTGGGCTGTGAATTACCTGCCCTTCTTCCTGATGgagaaaacacttttcctgTACCACTACCTGCCTGCCCTCACATTCCAGATTCTCCTGATTCCCATCGTATTACAGCACCTTGGCGATCATCTCTGCAGGTATCTGGTTTTAAGAGATAGATAGACAAGGAAAGTGACACTGTTCTTTCCCCCAGGGTTGTCACCTTGGCAAGCCGCTGCAGGGAAAGCAGTGattttttcccagcagcagccacactTTGTCCTTTGCCTTCAAAGACGACAGGCATATGTAAGCCTTCCTTTTGGATGAAGTGTTTGGCCAGCCTTGATGTAACTTTActgctcttttcctctctcatcCAGGTCTTTGCTTCTCAAGAGCATGTTCAGTGCATCGATCGTAGCCTGGTTCTCTTCGGTTTATTTTGTCTATTGCACGTTCAGCCCTGTGACCTACGGGGAGCCCTCGCTGTCCGTTACTGAACTCAAGGACTTGCGCTGGAAGGACAGCTGGAACATCCTTATCCGAAAACACTAACAATTACCGTCTTCTTACAGGCAAAAGGAAACGCCTTTTATGCAAAGCCAAGAATTTATTGTTAGTATAAGTGAAATCCTAACAATCTGATCAAATAATTGATAGCAGGCCGGATCTAATtattacaggaaaagaaaataaacaaatactgtTACATAAAAGCTCTCAACAGTAATATAGCTGTTTGGAACACAATTCCCAGTTTCTACCCCTCCTACATTCGCCCTTCCACTGCCCCTTGGGGTCCGATGGTTGCTGACTTCAGCCACCAGCATCCCAGGTCCTTTGCTGGGAAGAGCACGTGGCAGGggttccttcttcctctttcctggGGGTACAATCTTGATGGTTTCTTCCTTCTTGCACCACATTGCACTTAGGGCTCGTTTATATGTTTTCTAGCACCTTGGTTTGCAGTTCAGCATTAACAAGTTACTATAAATGGAAACTCTCCAACATATCAGATACTTCTTTGTTACTCCTAAAAACTGGGCTTTCCCAGCTGGCTACAAAGCTTACAGATCTTTTAACTAACAGTAACTGGCTCTGTAGTCTTCGGCATCATCCCATGGCTGTATCTCGCCACTGCCAATGCTCTGCTATCATCTCTGTTTCATTACAGCATTAAGCTAAGTTTATAAATAGTTCATTCCACATAGAATAAATGACTTGTTACGATTATCTATGTATAATCATTTGGCGTAAGTGTAATTTTTATGAAGCTAAGCAGAAGTGAAACATATAGACATTAAAAAACTGCTGTTACAGCTGAACAACTTAAAACAAAGCTCCAGGCAGGCCAAGAAGTCAGCCAAAGCCAGAAGAATCCTTTGGCCTTGCAGCATTCCCAGGAAGCCCGTGGCCTGTTAGGAGCAATGGCAGTATGGTACGTACTGGGCGGCAGGAGTTGCACCTCAGATCCCATAGAAGAGCAGTTCTGAGCAAGGCAGAACTGCTCCCGCTGACAAGGAAACCTGCTCTAACTGGTACTCATGGGTTCAGGGTAAAAACCCATCGTAACTCAGCCCATGGCCTGGCCTGCACCAGCAGAGGAAGTCGGAGAGCAGGAGAAGGTGCAAGTGAAGGACGGGGATTGCTCAGCGGAGACTTTCTTATAGCTCTGTACAGATACTCAACAAAGGTTGTAGTACCTATGCCCCATTTGATGATTTTTCCCCACATGGCTACAGCAGCAGAACCTTGCAGTGCAGCTCAAGCTGACCCAGAACAGCAGTCACAGACAGACAAGGGTGCTTTGTACTGCAGTGTTCCTTACTGCTGTAACAAATGCTATTCAAGGCTGCTTTgcgctccccccacccccagaggAAGGTATGATCAACCACCACAGCCATTCAAAGTAGGTTTTAGTGACTATTTTGCTCCTACTTGAATCCAGCCCAATAGCTAATGCTTCGGTGCAGTAGTTCATACTCTAAGTCTGTCCCCTGAGCTAAACAGCACTCAGCAGCAGTTAGGAAATGAACTGGTTTCTCCTTGGCATTACAGAAGTGTGCCACTGAACCGTGGTGACTGCTAACAGAATACAAACCTTTACCCATTTCCAGTGTTGAAAAGACGATAGGAATGAAAGTGCAGACTGCATTATTAAAGTTTTTCTCTAAAGCTTCAGCTGTTACAGAGCTGAAGCTATCAATTCTGTGTTAAGGGGAGAAAGAACTCCAGAAGCGTTCCTTCCTGTACCTCTGTGCTGGTGTAGTGCAAATAACAAATAGCCTTTATATAA from Falco biarmicus isolate bFalBia1 chromosome 9, bFalBia1.pri, whole genome shotgun sequence encodes:
- the POMT1 gene encoding protein O-mannosyl-transferase 1 isoform X1 — encoded protein: MLGFLKKPIVVTAEINMNLIALTVMGLLSRLWGLSYPRAVVFDEVYYGQFVSLYMKRIFFVDDSGPPFGHMLLALGGYLGGFDGNFLWNRIGAEYSMNVPVWSLRLLPALAGALCVPLAYQILVELQFSHCAALGAALLILLENSLITQSRFMLLESILIFFILLAVLSYLKFYNLQRHSFFSGSWWFWLLLTGVACSCAVGVKYMGLFTYILLLAIAGLHFWHMIGDQNLSNVSLMWHFLARGLALIIIPVSMYLSFFYVHLTLLYRSGPHDQIMTSAFQASLEGGLARITQGQPLEVAYGSQITLRNVLGKPMQCWLHSHTNTYPIRYENGRGSSHQQQVTCYPFKDVNNWWIVKDPGMQQLVVSNPPRPVRHGDIVQLVHGITTRYLNTHDVAAPLSPHSQEVSCYIDYNISMPAQNLWRVEIVNRESDTDVWKTILSEVRFVHVNTSAVLKLSGASLPEWGYRQLEVVGEKLSKGYHQSMVWNVEEHRYGKSQEQKEREVELHSPTQMDISKNLSFMAKFTELQWKILTLKNEDTEHKYSSSALDWITMDTNIAYWLHPTSGAQIHLLGNVVTWASANIAAVVYMCLSLWYLIRRRRKVYDIPEGAWQLWVSAGGICVGGWAVNYLPFFLMEKTLFLYHYLPALTFQILLIPIVLQHLGDHLCRSLLLKSMFSASIVAWFSSVYFVYCTFSPVTYGEPSLSVTELKDLRWKDSWNILIRKH
- the POMT1 gene encoding protein O-mannosyl-transferase 1 isoform X3, with product MIGDQNLSNVSLMWHFLARGLALIIIPVSMYLSFFYVHLTLLYRSGPHDQIMTSAFQASLEGGLARITQGQPLEVAYGSQITLRNVLGKPMQCWLHSHTNTYPIRYENGRGSSHQQQVTCYPFKDVNNWWIVKDPGMQQLVVSNPPRPVRHGDIVQLVHGITTRYLNTHDVAAPLSPHSQEVSCYIDYNISMPAQNLWRVEIVNRESDTDVWKTILSEVRFVHVNTSAVLKLSGASLPEWGYRQLEVVGEKLSKGYHQSMVWNVEEHRYGKSQEQKEREVELHSPTQMDISKNLSFMAKFTELQWKILTLKNEDTEHKYSSSALDWITMDTNIAYWLHPTSGAQIHLLGNVVTWASANIAAVVYMCLSLWYLIRRRRKVYDIPEGAWQLWVSAGGICVGGWAVNYLPFFLMEKTLFLYHYLPALTFQILLIPIVLQHLGDHLCRSLLLKSMFSASIVAWFSSVYFVYCTFSPVTYGEPSLSVTELKDLRWKDSWNILIRKH
- the POMT1 gene encoding protein O-mannosyl-transferase 1 isoform X2, which codes for MLGFLKKPIVVTAEINMNLIALTVMGLLSRLWGLSYPRAVVFDEVYYGQFVSLYMKRIFFVDDSGPPFGHMLLALGGYLGGFDGNFLWNRIGAEYSMNVPVWSLRLLPALAGALCVPLAYQILVELQFSHCAALGAALLILLENSLITQSRFMLLESILIFFILLAVLSYLKFYNLQRHSFFSGSWWFWLLLTGVACSCAVGVKYMGLFTYILLLAIAGLHFWHMIGDQNLSNGGLARITQGQPLEVAYGSQITLRNVLGKPMQCWLHSHTNTYPIRYENGRGSSHQQQVTCYPFKDVNNWWIVKDPGMQQLVVSNPPRPVRHGDIVQLVHGITTRYLNTHDVAAPLSPHSQEVSCYIDYNISMPAQNLWRVEIVNRESDTDVWKTILSEVRFVHVNTSAVLKLSGASLPEWGYRQLEVVGEKLSKGYHQSMVWNVEEHRYGKSQEQKEREVELHSPTQMDISKNLSFMAKFTELQWKILTLKNEDTEHKYSSSALDWITMDTNIAYWLHPTSGAQIHLLGNVVTWASANIAAVVYMCLSLWYLIRRRRKVYDIPEGAWQLWVSAGGICVGGWAVNYLPFFLMEKTLFLYHYLPALTFQILLIPIVLQHLGDHLCRSLLLKSMFSASIVAWFSSVYFVYCTFSPVTYGEPSLSVTELKDLRWKDSWNILIRKH
- the POMT1 gene encoding protein O-mannosyl-transferase 1 isoform X4, coding for MIGDQNLSNGGLARITQGQPLEVAYGSQITLRNVLGKPMQCWLHSHTNTYPIRYENGRGSSHQQQVTCYPFKDVNNWWIVKDPGMQQLVVSNPPRPVRHGDIVQLVHGITTRYLNTHDVAAPLSPHSQEVSCYIDYNISMPAQNLWRVEIVNRESDTDVWKTILSEVRFVHVNTSAVLKLSGASLPEWGYRQLEVVGEKLSKGYHQSMVWNVEEHRYGKSQEQKEREVELHSPTQMDISKNLSFMAKFTELQWKILTLKNEDTEHKYSSSALDWITMDTNIAYWLHPTSGAQIHLLGNVVTWASANIAAVVYMCLSLWYLIRRRRKVYDIPEGAWQLWVSAGGICVGGWAVNYLPFFLMEKTLFLYHYLPALTFQILLIPIVLQHLGDHLCRSLLLKSMFSASIVAWFSSVYFVYCTFSPVTYGEPSLSVTELKDLRWKDSWNILIRKH